The proteins below are encoded in one region of Populus alba chromosome 2, ASM523922v2, whole genome shotgun sequence:
- the LOC118052685 gene encoding uncharacterized protein isoform X1 — protein sequence MQTLTNLLTEKEKEKDKSTSSTSHTVHGVKVPLAEFLKLAPPTFKGVDNSEDPQQFLDAVWRRCEAMGCTDHRAVTLASFRLEGEVAVNWYESKRGERAASSPPMVWKEFSEIFLERFLPESVREARSYEFEKLVQGDLTVTEYEVEFTRLSRFAGYLVPTQERKIKRFVWGLNNYLFKAIGAHEFKTYSAVVDRARAIEARELEDELSVGSVKRPKVENQFSFHQRFDTGPNRGQGGRQYPHRFNNLGKYLIFSIKFRGRNFYKVGRL from the coding sequence ATGGGGTGAAAGTGCCATTGGCAGAGTTCCTTAAGTTGGCACCTCCTACCTTTAAGGGTGTAGATAACTCTGAGGACCCACAACAGTTTTTAGATGCAGTGTGGCGTAGGTGTGAGGCCATGGGGTGCACAGATCATCGTGCAGTGACTTTAGCATCTTTTAGGCTAGAAGGCGAGGTGGCTGTGAACTGGTATGAGTCCAAAAGAGGTGAAAGGGCAGCTAGTTCTCCACCGATGGTGTGGAAGGAATTTTCTGAGATATTTTTGGAGCGTTTTCTACCTGAAAGTGTGAGGGAAGCTAGATCATACGAGTTTGAGAAGTTGGTTCAGGGTGATTTGACTGTGACAGAGTACGAAGTGGAATTCACGCGGTTGTCCAGGTTTGCTGGGTATTTGGTACCAACTCAGGAAAGGAAGATCAAGAGGTTTGTTTGGGGTCTTAATAACTACCTATTCAAAGCTATTGGGGCTCATGAGTTTAAGACATACTCGGCCGTAGTGGATCGTGCCCGTGCTATTGAGGCACGAGAGTTAGAGGATGAATTATCAGTGGGTTCGGTCAAGAGGCCCAAAGTGGAAAATCAGTTCTCTTTTCATCAGCGGTTTGATACAGGTCCTAACAGGGGACAGGGAGGTCGGCAGTATCCTCATCGTTTCAATAATCTCGGTAAGTAtttaatcttttctattaagtttcgaggacgaaacttttataaggtggggagattgtga
- the LOC118052684 gene encoding uncharacterized protein, with amino-acid sequence MTLEDFFTLTEMKDGLTAPSRVHELVAVMQKEKHGVLNNVGDSTRQWAAVASTIAATENKDCLDLFVNLNGLLFIDRWLMIAQKFSNETSEGSVEESITALLRALEKLQIDKERSISSGVWGTVNNLLDHSSSRVQDRARALFDSWKPGEASDAIHHDVQSVGAFDDVRMNGSETGKTECVAVKAPLSNGSADVENNAAERTGDESLQSRNSNCLQAESVQDVQIQTNDCDHQILDHRNLEDRTQVPLTAAVDRSLDPLNTSVVSKSDQESPSLKEKSPVSRAVEENVSTEPDSEAPKMLTDKSASSSKVELGAISSSNVAAIAEEIVSESALQNNVDAKEDNCCTSTSGSSVVAIPVSTSKIGTDEVENGDQCQTPIFNSGAEDGEFSPDPPQHLSGNKSPLEKPDNFGSLFSRMEDVGASDDDREHSSDEAEDNSDFSKPATDKCSPDLIGRRRSDIELEYGMVDALEVARQVAQEVEREVGDYREQSCSSSSEKILESGIKQPGSPDSINGERDLSTEIPPENVPSRLNQSSETCAEQEGRLIDSSNLENEAENGMHDLESSQVNEVAQEPEVNTEKGLCDFDLNEEVCSDDMVLPMNTSPALISIVSASRPAAASGSPAAPLQFEGNLGWRGSAATSAFRPASPRKTSDGDKTVEAGGSSNCSKQRQVCLDIDLNVAEGGEEKVVDLISSRQIPVSSGFHSGESSLEVGSRRPERPNLDLNRTSDDGDASLTDLRMEGQLFYPRNGHRSPSPASSSSSMQPSLRNFDLNDRPFFHNDSLDHGLYHNKSSQTASVFGGSKLRDPVISIMGTRVEVGNRTEVDKKDFILQAPSLPNSKPLEPVMGANLTRMGGVLGMVPALPYTHAPVFGYNALPTAPAISIPSAMYGSAGSIPYMMDSRGTPVMPQIMGSAPSVPPYSQQPFLMSMSGAPLSLNGAGPSRPSFDLNSGFAMDGGSTGGLRQLIMPGQGSSQPSSSSGVGGKRKEPDSGWEPAYSLQYKHPQPPWR; translated from the coding sequence ATGACACTTGAAGATTTCTTTACCCTGACTGAGATGAAGGATGGGCTCACAGCCCCTTCACGAGTCCATGAGTTGGTTGCTGTTATGCAGAAAGAGAAACATGGTGTTTTGAATAATGTTGGAGATTCAACCAGGCAATGGGCTGCAGTTGCAAGCACAATTGCTGCTACAGAGAATAAAGATTGTCTTGATCTTTTTGTTAACTTAAATGGACTATTGTTTATTGATAGATGGTTAATGATTGCTCAGAAGTTCAGTAATGAAACAAGTGAAGGCTCTGTAGAAGAGTCAATTACTGCATTATTAAGGGCTCTGGAAAAGCTGCAAATAGACAAGGAGAGGTCCATTTCTTCAGGGGTCTGGGGCACTGTCAATAATCTTCTTGACCACAGTAGTTCTCGGGTTCAGGATAGGGCAAGGGCATTGTTTGATAGCTGGAAGCCTGGTGAGGCTAGTGATGCAATTCACCATGATGTTCAGAGTGTTGGGGCATTTGATGATGTTAGAATGAATGGCAGTGAGACTGGAAAAACTGAATGTGTTGCTGTCAAAGCTCCTCTTTCAAATGGAAGTGCTGATGTAGAAAATAACGCTGCAGAACGAACTGGGGATGAAAGTTTGcaatcaagaaactcaaattGTCTTCAAGCAGAAAGTGTGCAGGATGTACAGATTCAAACTAATGATTGTGATCATCAAATCTTAGACCATAGAAATTTGGAGGATAGAACGCAAGTTCCTCTTACTGCTGCTGTGGATAGATCATTAGATCCTCTTAACACCTCTGTTGTGTCAAAATCTGATCAAGAAAGCCCGTCACTGAAAGAAAAGTCCCCAGTAAGTAGGGCTGTGGAAGAGAATGTTTCCACTGAGCCAGATTCAGAAGCTCCAAAGATGCTCACTGACAAATCAGCCTCTTCTAGCAAAGTGGAACTTGGAGCTATTTCCTCGAGCAATGTTGCCGCAATTGCTGAGGAAATTGTGTCAGAATCTGCTTTGCAAAATAATGTTGATGCCAAAGAGGATAATTGCTGTACAAGTACAAGTGGATCCAGTGTTGTGGCAATACCCGTATCTACATCAAAAATTGGGACAGATGAAGTGGAGAATGGAGATCAATGTCAAACACCTATATTTAACTCCGGTGCTGAAGATGGTGAATTTTCTCCTGACCCTCCACAGCACTTGTCTGGCAACAAGAGCCCATTGGAAAAACCTGACAATTTTGGGAGTCTATTTTCACGGATGGAAGATGTTGGTGCCAGTGATGATGACAGAGAACATAGCAGTGACGAGGCTGAGGATAATTCTGATTTCTCTAAACCAGCCACGGATAAATGTAGTCCGGATTTGATTGGCAGAAGAAGATCTGATATTGAGCTTGAGTATGGCATGGTTGATGCTCTTGAAGTTGCTCGACAAGTTGCTCAAGAAGTGGAGAGAGAAGTTGGAGATTACAGAGAACAATCCTGCAGCTCGTCTTCTGAGAAAATCTTGGAAAGTGGTATTAAGCAGCCAGGTAGCCCAGATTCCATAAATGGAGAGCGGGACTTATCCACTGAGATCCCTCCGGAAAATGTGCCATCTAGACTGAATCAGTCTTCTGAGACGTGTGCTGAGCAAGAGGGGCGCTTAATTGATTCAAGTAATCTGGAAAATGAAGCAGAGAATGGCATGCATGACCTGGAGTCTTCTCAGGTTAATGAAGTGGCTCAAGAACCAGAAGTTAATACAGAGAAAGGCctttgtgattttgatttgaatGAAGAAGTCTGTTCCGATGATATGGTTCTTCCTATGAATACATCCCCCGCGCTGATTTCCATTGTTTCGGCTTCAAGGCCTGCAGCAGCTTCTGGATCGCCTGCAGCTCCTTTGCAGTTTGAGGGAAATCTTGGATGGAGAGGTTCTGCAGCTACTAGTGCTTTTCGTCCAGCTTCCCCACGCAAGACTTCTGACGGGGACAAGACTGTTGAGGCTGGGGGAAGCAGCAATTGTTCAAAACAAAGGCAGGTGTGCCTTGATATTGATCTCAATGTGGCCGAGGGTGGAGAGGAGAAGGTTGTGGATTTAATTTCATCAAGACAAATTCCAGTCTCATCAGGCTTCCATTCTGGGGAATCTTCTTTAGAAGTGGGCTCGAGAAGACCAGAGAGGCCCAACCTGGATTTAAATCGTACCAGTGATGATGGTGATGCTTCACTGACTGATCTGAGAATGGAGGGGCAGCTATTTTACCCACGGAATGGCCATCGTAGTCCATCTCctgcttcttcatcttcttcaatgcAGCCTTCTCTGAGGAACTTTGATTTAAATGATAGACCTTTCTTCCATAATGACTCTTTGGATCACGGGCTGTATCATAACAAGTCTTCCCAAACTGCAAGTGTTTTTGGAGGATCTAAACTACGTGATCCTGTTATTTCTATTATGGGTACTAGAGTGGAAGTGGGCAATCGAACGGAAGTTGACAAAAAAGATTTCATTCTGCAGGCTCCGTCCCTGCCAAACAGCAAGCCTCTGGAACCTGTAATGGGTGCTAATCTTACAAGAATGGGAGGTGTTTTGGGTATGGTTCCCGCTCTGCCGTACACTCATGCTCCTGTTTTTGGGTACAATGCATTGCCAACAGCACCCGCCATATCCATTCCTTCAGCTATGTATGGTTCTGCTGGCTCCATCCCTTATATGATGGATTCAAGGGGAACCCCTGTCATGCCTCAAATAATGGGCTCTGCACCATCTGTTCCTCCTTACTCCCAGCAACCATTCCTAATGAGTATGAGTGGTGCACCCCTGAGTTTAAATGGTGCTGGGCCCTCGCGGCCTAGCTTTGACTTAAATTCTGGTTTTGCAATGGATGGGGGAAGCACGGGTGGTTTGCGCCAGCTGATCATGCCTGGCCAAGGCAGCTCACAACCTTCTTCAAGCTCTGGAGTGGGTGGGAAAAGGAAGGAACCAGATAGTGGGTGGGAACCTGCCTACTCTTTACAATATAAGCATCCGCAACCCCCGTGGAGATAG
- the LOC118052685 gene encoding DEAD-box ATP-dependent RNA helicase 28-like isoform X2, with translation MEATKAENMIPYKDEIFSSPKRTWFVTEREKMLAAKQSSVEKEKGSGNEVMSAQQAEDLKMKEKRKREREKDLPCKKSRKLQAAREMLEDEDRSN, from the exons ATGGAAGCGACCAAG GCAGAAAATATGATTCCATATAAGGATGAAATCTTTTCAAGTCCCAAAAGGACCTGGTTTgtaacagagagagagaaaatgctAGCAGCAAAG CAGTCATcggttgaaaaagaaaaaggctcTGGAAATGAGGTGATGAGTGCCCAGCAAGCTGAAGACCttaaaatgaaggaaaagagGAAGCGAGAGCGTGAG AAAGATTTACCCTGTAAAAAGAGTCGAAAACTACAAGCAGCCAGAGAGATGCTAGAGGATGAAGATCGATCTAACTGA